Proteins encoded by one window of Dialister pneumosintes:
- a CDS encoding glutamate-5-semialdehyde dehydrogenase — protein sequence MNSLELKQACLQVKEASKFLGILDTKAKNKALQAIHDALLLHKDAILKANKQDMERADAVYNLSTSMKERLLLSDKKISDMALGVKQVMDLPDPVSQIIGEHTLSNGLEIIKETTPFGVIAMIYESRPNVTVDAAVLCIKSGNACILRGGKEAHYTNEILTIIMQKALESVQIPAQVVYSVLDSSRELIQDILHMRGIIDLVIPRGSKQLIQTVISDSIIPVIETGSGVCHTYIDKEADIEKAEAIIINAKVQKPSVCNAMETLLVHRHIAPLVIEKIFPLLKQHGVELRGDAQIASLYSSIKPATEEDWSTEYNDLILSIKIVDSVEEAVKHIIVYSTHHSECIVSENKDNVAFFMNHIDSACLYHNASTRFTDGFEFGFGAEIGISTQKLHVRGPMGLDSLVTYKYKVFGNGQVRK from the coding sequence ATGAATAGTTTAGAATTAAAGCAGGCTTGTTTACAGGTCAAGGAAGCATCTAAATTTTTAGGTATTTTGGATACGAAGGCTAAAAACAAGGCATTACAAGCTATTCATGATGCACTTCTTTTGCATAAAGATGCAATATTAAAGGCTAATAAACAAGATATGGAAAGAGCAGATGCCGTTTATAATCTGTCTACATCTATGAAAGAGCGATTATTGTTATCTGATAAGAAGATTTCCGATATGGCATTAGGTGTTAAACAAGTTATGGATTTACCGGATCCCGTATCCCAAATTATAGGAGAACATACATTATCCAATGGCTTAGAAATTATTAAAGAGACTACACCATTTGGTGTTATTGCTATGATTTACGAGTCTAGACCTAATGTAACCGTAGATGCAGCTGTGTTATGCATTAAAAGTGGGAATGCCTGTATTCTTCGTGGCGGTAAAGAAGCACATTATACTAATGAAATACTTACGATAATCATGCAAAAAGCATTGGAATCGGTTCAAATACCGGCACAAGTTGTATACAGCGTTTTAGATTCTTCAAGGGAATTAATTCAAGATATTCTTCATATGAGGGGCATTATAGATTTAGTTATTCCAAGAGGCAGTAAACAATTAATACAAACAGTAATTTCTGACAGTATCATTCCGGTCATTGAAACAGGGAGTGGTGTTTGTCACACTTATATAGATAAAGAGGCAGATATTGAAAAAGCGGAAGCTATAATTATTAATGCTAAAGTGCAAAAACCTTCTGTTTGTAATGCAATGGAAACGCTTCTTGTTCATAGACATATAGCTCCGCTAGTGATAGAAAAAATTTTCCCTTTGTTGAAACAACATGGGGTGGAATTACGAGGCGATGCACAGATAGCTTCGTTGTATTCGTCTATCAAACCGGCTACAGAAGAAGACTGGAGTACGGAGTATAATGACCTTATCTTATCTATTAAAATAGTAGATTCTGTAGAAGAAGCAGTAAAACATATTATTGTTTACTCCACACATCATTCAGAATGTATTGTAAGTGAAAATAAGGATAATGTAGCTTTTTTTATGAATCATATTGATTCAGCATGTTTGTATCACAACGCTTCTACCAGATTTACTGATGGGTTTGAATTTGGATTTGGAGCTGAAATTGGTATCAGTACACAAAAATTACATGTAAGAGGCCCTATGGGACTGGATTCTTTGGTGACTTATAAATACAAAGTTTTTGGTAATGGACAGGTACGCAAATGA
- the nadD gene encoding nicotinate-nucleotide adenylyltransferase: MSHKIGIFGGTFNPIHVGHLVIAEAAWQEFGLEEIIFIPTADTPKKNMHHVDKYLRYEMVKIAIQGNPHFTISPIEIERQGVSYTVDTIRELREQRDANTDFYFIAGTDAVADLPEWKFNKELLHACYFVCASRPEKVEKLAQTINYFGELGEKKILTLKTPELAISSTILREWIKKGISTRYFIPDNVIDFINEHKLYRR; this comes from the coding sequence ATGTCACATAAAATAGGAATTTTTGGAGGAACGTTTAATCCCATTCATGTTGGACATCTTGTAATAGCAGAAGCTGCTTGGCAAGAGTTCGGATTAGAGGAAATTATATTTATTCCTACAGCAGATACACCTAAAAAGAATATGCATCATGTAGATAAATATTTACGTTATGAAATGGTAAAAATTGCTATTCAGGGGAATCCACATTTCACGATTTCTCCTATAGAAATTGAAAGGCAAGGTGTTTCTTACACCGTAGATACCATACGAGAACTTAGAGAACAGCGTGATGCGAATACGGATTTCTATTTTATTGCGGGTACAGATGCAGTTGCAGATTTACCGGAATGGAAATTTAATAAAGAATTACTTCATGCTTGTTATTTTGTTTGTGCCAGTCGGCCGGAGAAAGTAGAAAAATTAGCTCAAACTATTAATTATTTTGGAGAGTTAGGAGAAAAAAAGATTTTAACTTTGAAAACTCCTGAGCTGGCTATTTCCTCTACTATTTTAAGAGAATGGATCAAAAAGGGGATTTCCACTCGTTACTTTATACCGGATAATGTAATTGACTTTATAAATGAACACAAACTATACAGAAGGTAA
- a CDS encoding Rqc2 family fibronectin-binding protein, with amino-acid sequence MQLDSLMIYHLTKELNQSLLGAQVREIHQIDSRLFELELFKIDTKPMHFLLSAQTPTYACILFEKRKNSNFIPAQNFCMSLRKHLEGSRIVSIEQMNLDRIIRIEFNRIENNSSIISKFLYCELLPAAPNLILAENNIILDACIYHKKNDRSIVPQQEYQAPKNSLRMNFLDFNEQELLDILVHPLDDKEKTVAEVLFSLFNGLNQIIVSEICQLSHISSADIYHSLSLTTKKILASAIVQIKTRLQNANGLFFYKKANKVQISAISLSIDKEYQKQSVNKWIVDNISNTEGIISTAVKELTKQIQSALKKELRKEKKIREELAETEKTEEYKLWGNLLSINAWKSIPRQFEIEVENLFVDPPTKVQIPLDPTLSLPANSQMYFKKYNKLKKREEIGIQKLRDCLQMQEYFNNLLYFASTITDRKALDELHNELKNNGIKKQSSPKTSLKKVTKKEPFIHTENKDGYIISIGKNNSQNEFLTLHKANKNDIWLHAQKIPGAHVVIHQDNVQEDIPNDIILYAASLAAYYSQDKDSGKVSVDYTKIKYVKKIPQGPLGLVTYSHHKTIVVKPTPHK; translated from the coding sequence ATGCAACTTGATAGTTTAATGATTTATCACTTAACAAAAGAATTGAATCAATCTCTACTAGGTGCACAAGTTCGTGAAATACATCAAATAGATTCTCGTTTATTTGAATTAGAATTATTTAAAATAGATACAAAACCGATGCATTTTCTTCTTTCCGCACAAACCCCTACTTATGCATGCATTTTATTTGAAAAAAGAAAAAACAGTAATTTCATCCCTGCTCAAAATTTTTGCATGTCCTTAAGAAAACATTTAGAAGGAAGCCGCATTGTTTCTATTGAACAAATGAACTTAGACCGAATTATTCGTATCGAATTTAATCGTATTGAAAATAACAGCTCTATTATTTCAAAGTTTTTATATTGTGAACTTTTACCTGCCGCACCTAATTTAATACTTGCAGAAAATAATATTATTTTAGATGCATGTATTTATCATAAAAAAAATGATAGGTCGATAGTTCCACAACAAGAATATCAAGCACCTAAAAATTCCCTTCGAATGAATTTTTTAGATTTTAATGAACAAGAACTGCTTGATATTCTTGTGCATCCTTTAGATGATAAAGAAAAAACCGTTGCTGAAGTTCTTTTTAGTCTTTTTAATGGATTAAATCAAATAATTGTAAGCGAAATATGTCAATTATCTCATATTTCTTCTGCAGATATATACCATTCGCTTTCTTTGACAACAAAAAAAATATTAGCATCTGCTATTGTACAAATTAAAACAAGATTACAAAATGCAAATGGATTATTTTTTTATAAAAAAGCTAATAAAGTTCAAATCTCAGCTATCTCCTTATCGATAGATAAAGAGTATCAAAAACAGTCTGTAAATAAATGGATTGTAGATAATATCTCAAATACCGAAGGTATTATTTCTACTGCCGTCAAAGAACTCACAAAACAAATCCAAAGTGCATTAAAAAAAGAACTTCGTAAAGAAAAAAAGATTCGTGAAGAATTAGCTGAAACTGAAAAAACAGAAGAGTATAAATTATGGGGAAATTTACTTTCTATTAACGCATGGAAATCTATTCCCCGACAATTTGAAATAGAGGTAGAGAATCTTTTTGTAGATCCCCCTACTAAAGTACAAATTCCATTAGATCCTACTTTAAGTTTACCTGCTAATAGTCAGATGTATTTTAAAAAGTATAATAAATTAAAAAAACGTGAAGAAATTGGAATTCAAAAACTAAGAGATTGCTTGCAAATGCAAGAATATTTTAATAATTTACTTTATTTTGCATCCACAATTACTGATAGAAAGGCGTTGGATGAACTTCACAATGAATTAAAAAATAACGGCATAAAAAAGCAATCATCACCTAAAACATCTTTAAAAAAAGTAACCAAAAAAGAACCTTTTATACATACAGAAAACAAAGATGGGTATATTATTTCTATAGGAAAAAATAACTCACAAAACGAATTCTTAACACTTCATAAGGCCAATAAGAATGATATTTGGTTACATGCACAAAAAATTCCGGGAGCACATGTAGTGATTCATCAAGACAATGTCCAAGAAGATATTCCAAACGATATTATTCTATATGCGGCTTCTTTGGCAGCTTACTACAGCCAAGATAAAGATTCAGGAAAAGTAAGTGTTGATTATACTAAAATTAAATATGTAAAAAAGATTCCACAAGGTCCTTTAGGCTTAGTTACGTACTCACATCATAAAACAATAGTTGTAAAACCCACACCTCATAAATAA
- the rsfS gene encoding ribosome silencing factor: MNQEVKMICQAISSKKGVLIKVLDVKDLTSVADYFILSSTRNKKQAQAAADAVEEKMKENNIRCLRKEGYREGDWILMDFSDVIVHIFTDDERRHYELDSLWGDAPVEEYHDDVEIISEGILQVKK, encoded by the coding sequence ATGAATCAAGAAGTAAAAATGATTTGCCAAGCCATTTCAAGCAAAAAAGGCGTTTTAATTAAGGTTTTGGATGTAAAAGATCTGACATCTGTTGCAGATTACTTTATCCTTTCTTCGACTAGAAATAAAAAACAGGCACAAGCTGCTGCCGATGCAGTGGAAGAAAAAATGAAAGAAAACAATATTCGTTGTTTAAGAAAAGAAGGATACCGAGAAGGTGACTGGATTTTAATGGATTTTAGTGATGTTATTGTTCATATCTTTACAGATGATGAAAGACGTCATTATGAATTAGATTCTCTTTGGGGGGATGCTCCTGTCGAAGAATATCATGATGATGTAGAAATAATTTCTGAAGGAATATTGCAGGTGAAGAAATAA
- the proB gene encoding glutamate 5-kinase — protein sequence MNYLNEEQVRRNISSKKRIVIKVGTSSLTYVNGKPNLRFFNSLACQIMDLQNRGYEVVLVSSGAIAIGMPLLGFEIKPNNLPQKQACAAVGQGTLMHLYERFFHEYGGKVAQLLLTKGDALNPKRYLHASTTLDALLALGAVPIVNENDAVSADEIKVGDNDTLSAVVASICDADLLIILSDIDGLYDKNPSLHLDAKFISYVPEFSRAFLTMAGDAGTARGTGGMATKLKAAEICVRSGIDMIIANSHLPDVLMNLIDGEPIGTLFLAENVHPQMKKRKIIIGSTIKGKLYIDAGCKNAIVSNGSSLLPAGIVKVEGDFQEGDSVSVFYENEEIARGITYYDSQDIQLICGCHTEKLTAVLGYEKTYDTVIHRNNLMVIK from the coding sequence ATGAATTACCTTAATGAAGAACAAGTCAGAAGAAATATATCTTCGAAAAAGAGAATCGTAATTAAGGTAGGGACGAGTTCGTTGACTTATGTGAATGGGAAACCGAATCTTCGTTTCTTTAATTCTTTAGCCTGTCAGATTATGGATTTGCAAAATAGAGGATATGAAGTGGTGCTTGTTTCGTCAGGTGCTATTGCTATCGGGATGCCCTTATTAGGATTTGAAATAAAACCGAATAATTTACCACAAAAACAAGCCTGTGCTGCAGTCGGGCAAGGGACGTTAATGCATCTTTATGAACGCTTTTTTCATGAGTATGGGGGGAAAGTCGCACAGCTTTTACTTACTAAAGGGGATGCATTAAATCCTAAGCGTTATTTGCATGCAAGTACTACGTTAGACGCTTTACTTGCTTTAGGTGCAGTTCCTATTGTGAATGAAAACGATGCAGTTTCTGCCGATGAAATTAAAGTTGGAGATAATGATACTTTATCTGCAGTAGTGGCAAGTATTTGTGATGCGGATTTATTGATAATTCTTTCAGATATTGACGGGTTATATGATAAAAATCCATCTTTACATTTAGATGCTAAGTTTATTTCTTATGTTCCGGAGTTTTCACGTGCTTTTTTGACGATGGCAGGTGATGCAGGTACAGCTCGAGGCACCGGTGGTATGGCAACTAAATTAAAGGCTGCTGAAATTTGTGTGCGTTCAGGTATTGATATGATTATTGCTAATAGTCATCTTCCTGATGTATTAATGAATTTAATCGATGGAGAACCAATAGGTACTTTATTTTTAGCAGAAAATGTTCATCCGCAAATGAAAAAGCGTAAAATTATTATTGGTTCGACTATTAAAGGAAAACTTTATATTGATGCAGGATGTAAAAATGCCATTGTATCTAATGGTTCCAGTTTATTGCCTGCAGGGATAGTTAAAGTGGAAGGTGACTTTCAAGAAGGTGATTCTGTGTCCGTTTTCTATGAAAATGAAGAAATTGCACGTGGAATTACCTATTATGATTCACAGGATATTCAATTAATTTGTGGATGTCACACTGAAAAATTGACAGCGGTTCTTGGGTATGAGAAAACATATGATACGGTCATCCATCGAAACAATTTAATGGTTATTAAATAG
- a CDS encoding YhbY family RNA-binding protein, whose translation MLTGKQKQYLKAIAVHIPATVQIGKDGLQYSVLESAEKNIAANELIKVKINQNAAEDIRSVASLLASKLSCEIVQVIGRNCILFRQKDKKSHYELP comes from the coding sequence ATGCTTACAGGAAAGCAGAAACAATACTTAAAAGCTATTGCAGTACATATTCCGGCTACTGTTCAAATCGGCAAAGACGGATTGCAGTATTCTGTATTAGAAAGTGCAGAAAAGAATATTGCCGCTAATGAATTAATTAAAGTTAAAATTAATCAAAATGCAGCAGAAGATATTCGCAGCGTAGCATCATTGTTAGCATCTAAATTATCCTGTGAAATTGTACAAGTAATAGGACGTAATTGTATTTTGTTTAGACAGAAAGATAAAAAATCTCATTATGAATTACCTTAA
- a CDS encoding S1 RNA-binding domain-containing protein — translation MSMDYNNQNIKEKRKELPFKENSIAVLPVVRIAEFGAFLSAGTGDSNDDILLHNGQQTTPVKLGDRVKVFLYHDPHHRLTASMRLPQVNEDEIAYVNVLLTTKFGAFVDVGTERGIFLPISETIGRVEKDQRIWIKLYTDKTGRLAVTMRIAEEMLALAKPAKGIKVGGKIQGTVYNITRNGAFIITREKWIAFLYKEDMPRNLKAGQEVTARVTFIREDGRLNVSLRPTKEKAMDEDMQRIVDFMKKHDGQMSFTDKSNPDEIKNVFGLSKSAFKRALGHLLKADKVILEATCTRLK, via the coding sequence ATGAGCATGGATTATAATAATCAAAATATAAAAGAAAAACGTAAAGAATTACCTTTCAAAGAAAACTCTATAGCTGTATTACCGGTGGTGCGTATTGCAGAATTTGGTGCATTTCTTTCGGCAGGAACCGGGGATTCGAATGATGATATTCTTTTACATAATGGGCAACAAACAACACCTGTGAAATTAGGGGACCGAGTAAAAGTTTTTTTATATCATGATCCTCATCATCGTTTGACAGCAAGTATGAGGCTTCCACAAGTTAATGAAGATGAAATTGCTTATGTGAATGTTCTTTTAACAACTAAATTTGGTGCATTTGTAGACGTAGGAACAGAACGTGGTATATTTTTACCTATTTCAGAAACTATTGGTCGTGTTGAAAAAGACCAACGTATTTGGATTAAATTATATACGGATAAAACAGGACGTCTTGCTGTAACCATGCGTATTGCAGAAGAAATGTTAGCGTTAGCTAAGCCGGCGAAGGGAATTAAAGTAGGTGGAAAAATTCAAGGTACGGTTTATAATATTACGCGAAATGGGGCTTTTATTATTACTCGAGAGAAATGGATTGCATTCTTGTATAAAGAAGATATGCCAAGAAATTTGAAAGCCGGACAAGAAGTAACTGCACGAGTTACATTTATTAGAGAAGATGGAAGATTGAATGTGTCCCTTCGTCCTACCAAAGAAAAGGCTATGGATGAAGATATGCAGCGCATTGTAGATTTTATGAAAAAACATGATGGACAGATGTCATTTACTGATAAAAGTAATCCGGATGAGATAAAAAATGTATTTGGATTAAGTAAATCGGCATTCAAGAGAGCATTAGGACATTTATTAAAAGCAGATAAAGTTATATTAGAAGCAACTTGTACTCGATTAAAATAA
- the dapF gene encoding diaminopimelate epimerase has protein sequence MLDEGNVRVDMGKPIFETNKIPVIGMKAEQILNANLYVNSLHKSYVITCVSMGNPHCVIFTKDIVNNDRLTLEGASIECDVHFPHKINVEFAKIIDRKTIRMRVWERGTGITLACGTGSCATAVAAILQGVVDNNIDILVDGGILQITWNGGNSHVFMTGPTTKVFEGQFFI, from the coding sequence GTGTTGGACGAAGGAAATGTTCGAGTAGATATGGGGAAGCCTATTTTTGAAACGAATAAAATTCCTGTTATAGGAATGAAAGCGGAACAAATATTAAATGCTAACTTGTATGTAAATTCATTACATAAGTCATATGTCATAACTTGTGTATCAATGGGAAATCCACATTGTGTAATCTTCACAAAAGATATTGTAAATAATGATCGATTAACTTTAGAAGGGGCTTCTATAGAATGTGATGTTCACTTTCCTCATAAAATTAATGTCGAATTTGCTAAAATTATAGATAGAAAAACTATTAGAATGCGAGTCTGGGAACGTGGAACCGGGATTACACTAGCTTGTGGTACAGGGAGTTGTGCTACAGCAGTTGCTGCTATATTACAAGGTGTTGTTGATAATAATATAGATATATTAGTTGATGGTGGTATTCTACAAATTACTTGGAATGGTGGAAATAGTCATGTGTTCATGACCGGTCCGACAACTAAAGTTTTTGAAGGTCAATTTTTTATCTAA
- a CDS encoding LCP family protein — translation MRKKKRIRIRFDRIFIFLLGVAMICGALIYAGMSIYRFYENNYAKQVTTPKPTYYLLLGINEEEKSQASTIAVCAVDSETEKMTFISIPRNTLVGRGDEEKTKMFIKDVYAEGGVEETKSSLENLLHIRIDHFIVYNQSTFAALLTHFGEIDFFVEKEMNHKNQDGSEDFYIHLGYQTLDADSSISYLRYLDSNQDEIARIQRQQRFIKAYLHKCKDGYSVMTWILIKNYWMPYYSDIDYKEAASLAYDILKFPEENYQFCIIPGDTEKKSKDSNAWIVNPIEMQKIIASTIN, via the coding sequence ATGCGTAAAAAGAAAAGAATTCGTATCCGATTTGACCGAATTTTCATTTTTCTTTTAGGTGTTGCTATGATATGTGGGGCATTGATTTATGCAGGCATGTCGATTTATAGATTTTATGAAAATAATTATGCTAAACAAGTAACTACACCTAAACCAACTTATTATTTGCTCTTAGGCATTAATGAAGAAGAGAAATCTCAAGCGAGTACCATTGCCGTTTGTGCAGTAGATTCTGAAACAGAAAAAATGACATTTATTTCCATTCCGCGAAATACTTTGGTAGGACGAGGGGATGAGGAAAAAACTAAAATGTTTATTAAAGATGTGTATGCAGAAGGTGGAGTAGAAGAAACAAAAAGTTCTTTAGAAAATTTGTTACATATTCGTATCGACCATTTTATAGTTTACAATCAAAGCACATTTGCTGCTTTATTAACTCATTTTGGAGAGATAGACTTTTTTGTTGAAAAAGAAATGAATCACAAGAATCAAGATGGTAGTGAAGATTTTTATATTCACTTAGGTTATCAAACATTGGATGCGGATTCTTCTATTTCTTATTTACGCTATCTTGATTCCAACCAAGATGAAATAGCAAGAATACAAAGACAACAGCGGTTTATTAAAGCGTATTTGCATAAATGCAAAGATGGTTATTCTGTTATGACATGGATTCTTATAAAGAATTATTGGATGCCTTATTACTCTGACATTGATTATAAAGAAGCAGCATCTTTAGCATATGATATTTTGAAATTTCCTGAAGAAAACTATCAATTTTGTATTATTCCAGGCGATACAGAAAAGAAGTCTAAGGATTCTAATGCATGGATAGTAAATCCTATTGAAATGCAGAAAATTATAGCATCAACTATTAATTAA
- the obgE gene encoding GTPase ObgE: MFIDRARIIVESGAGGNGMVSFRREKYVPRGGPSGGDGGQGGSVIAVADSEINTLLSFRRRRKYAAKKGENGGIKDCYGRAAENVFIYVPLGTLIYDAETDELLADMTHDGQQVLLVKGGRGGRGNSHFVSPAVRGPTYAEKGEPGEKKEIRLELKVLADVGLLGYPSVGKSSLIRKVSKAKPQVAAYHFTTLNPILGMVNLDESRSFVMADIPGLIEGASEGVGLGDEFLRHVERTRVLIHVLDAAGSEGRDPFEDFHLINKELARYSSKLSTKKQIVAANKIDLIQDTKKLDNLRQQIEREGYEFFPICTLNGEGLQPLLEKVWEILESTPKIELETPDTAIIYDVKKDDFKVEVEDNVYYLTGKRVEKLVSMTNFDDYVSLRRFDKAWRYMGLEKLLKQAGIKEGDTVNLYGIEFTYTARKHGQEEGNEED; the protein is encoded by the coding sequence ATGTTTATTGATAGAGCACGAATTATTGTTGAGTCGGGTGCCGGTGGAAATGGAATGGTTTCTTTCCGCCGAGAAAAGTATGTTCCTCGTGGTGGACCCAGTGGTGGTGATGGAGGACAAGGCGGTTCAGTTATTGCCGTCGCTGATTCAGAAATCAACACACTTCTTTCTTTTAGAAGACGTCGTAAATATGCGGCAAAAAAAGGAGAAAATGGCGGGATTAAAGATTGTTATGGACGCGCAGCGGAAAATGTATTCATTTATGTACCGCTTGGTACACTTATTTATGATGCGGAAACAGATGAATTATTAGCTGATATGACACATGACGGACAACAGGTTTTGTTGGTTAAAGGTGGTCGTGGAGGTAGAGGAAATTCTCACTTTGTTTCACCGGCAGTACGTGGTCCGACTTATGCGGAAAAGGGAGAGCCGGGAGAAAAGAAAGAAATTCGCTTAGAGTTAAAAGTGTTGGCTGATGTGGGATTATTAGGATACCCAAGTGTAGGAAAATCCAGTCTTATTCGAAAAGTTTCTAAGGCAAAACCGCAAGTGGCGGCATATCACTTTACAACATTAAATCCTATTTTAGGAATGGTTAATTTGGATGAATCTCGCAGTTTTGTTATGGCAGATATTCCGGGACTTATTGAAGGAGCGAGTGAAGGGGTCGGACTTGGAGATGAATTTTTACGTCATGTAGAACGTACACGTGTATTAATTCATGTACTTGATGCAGCAGGTAGTGAAGGGCGAGATCCTTTTGAAGATTTTCATCTTATCAATAAAGAGTTAGCTCGTTATAGTTCTAAACTATCAACGAAGAAGCAAATTGTAGCAGCTAATAAAATTGATTTGATTCAAGATACAAAAAAGTTGGACAATTTAAGACAACAAATTGAACGCGAAGGATATGAATTTTTCCCTATTTGTACCTTAAATGGAGAAGGGTTACAACCTCTTTTAGAAAAGGTATGGGAAATATTGGAATCTACACCTAAGATTGAATTAGAAACACCGGATACAGCAATTATTTACGATGTAAAGAAAGACGATTTTAAGGTGGAAGTAGAAGATAATGTGTATTATCTTACCGGAAAGCGTGTAGAAAAACTGGTATCTATGACTAATTTTGACGATTATGTATCACTTCGTCGTTTTGACAAAGCATGGAGATATATGGGACTCGAAAAATTGTTAAAACAAGCGGGTATAAAAGAAGGCGATACGGTTAATTTATATGGTATAGAGTTTACATATACAGCGAGAAAGCATGGGCAAGAAGAAGGGAATGAGGAGGATTAA
- the yqeK gene encoding bis(5'-nucleosyl)-tetraphosphatase (symmetrical) YqeK: MNIKEIKSKLKGLLKEKRFIHSCGVAATARQLAIHYQYTDVDKAELAGLIHDCAKNLSLTDMQQTVNQANMQVDSFMYNSKALLHGPVGMILAQKWFAVKDKDILSAIYYHTTGRPNMSLLEKIVFLADYIEPSRDFPGVENLRELSKLSLDKAVLCAYNSTIKHLLDIDAYIYPLTIDGRNNLLEHMTEASNA; the protein is encoded by the coding sequence ATGAACATAAAAGAAATAAAAAGTAAACTTAAAGGATTATTAAAAGAAAAAAGATTTATTCATTCTTGTGGAGTAGCAGCTACTGCACGTCAATTAGCTATCCATTATCAATATACAGATGTAGATAAGGCTGAATTGGCGGGGCTTATTCATGATTGTGCTAAAAATTTATCTTTAACAGATATGCAACAAACCGTTAATCAAGCAAATATGCAAGTCGATTCCTTTATGTATAATAGCAAAGCACTTTTACATGGGCCGGTAGGTATGATACTTGCACAAAAATGGTTTGCTGTAAAAGATAAAGATATTTTGTCGGCAATTTATTATCATACAACCGGTCGTCCGAATATGAGTTTACTTGAAAAAATTGTTTTTTTAGCCGATTATATTGAGCCTTCTCGAGACTTTCCCGGAGTTGAAAATCTTCGAGAACTATCTAAGCTATCATTAGATAAAGCAGTGCTATGTGCTTATAATTCTACTATTAAACATTTACTGGATATAGATGCATATATATATCCATTGACTATAGATGGTCGTAATAATTTACTGGAACATATGACGGAGGCAAGTAATGCGTAA